A section of the Ictalurus punctatus breed USDA103 chromosome 8, Coco_2.0, whole genome shotgun sequence genome encodes:
- the slc25a43 gene encoding solute carrier family 25 member 43 isoform X2: MATVIKDDRLTNSQSFLCVGFAGIFSKTFTSPLEVVKILSQVGTFHCKCNFMRSFLLIYEREGLRAFWKGNSVSCLRLFPYSAIHLGTYKTIIHLYMDELGRISQWKAIMTGSLAGAVPFSIGCYIVFINLDKLWQEHHFRFTSLQNFINGCLAAGVAQTLSFPFETIKRKMQAQSPLLPHYGGVDVHFTGMIDCFKQVIKTKGVLSLWSGITANMLKIIPYYGLLFSCFEMCKQFCLYQNGYTVSPLSYKLKPGVDQSLGPHELQEFKRYLRNRQIQAQSSSMGNRWQT; encoded by the exons ATGGCAACCGTTATTAAGGATGACAGATTAACAAATTCTCAAAGTTTTCTATGCGTCGGGTTTGCAGGAATCTTTAGCAAAACATTTACATCACCCCTTGAGGTGGTGAAAATTTTGAGCCAAGTGGGGACTTTTCACTGCAAATGTAATTTCATGCGCAGTTTTCTACTGATTTATGAGCGTGAAGGTCTGCGGGCGTTTTGGAAAGGGAATTCGGTTTCCTGTCTGCGGTTGTTCCCATACAGTGCCATACACCTGGGAACCTACAAAAC GATCATCCACCTCTATATGGATGAGCTTGGACGTATTTCCCAGTGGAAGGCCATAATGACTGGTAGTCTAGCAG GTGCAGTTCCCTTCTCGATTGGCTGCTACATAGTTTTTATTAACTTGGATAAGCTGTGGCAGGAGCACCACTTCCGTTTCACCTCTTTGCAGAACTTTATCAATGGCTGTCTTGCTGCAGGAGTGGCTCAgactctctctttcccttttgAGACAATTAAAAGGAAAATGCAG GCTCAGAGTCCTCTTCTGCCACACTATGGAGGAGTTGATGTCCATTTTACTGGGATGATAGACTGCTTCAAGCAAGTCATCAAAACCAAAGGCGTCTTGTCCCTGTGGAGTGGCATTACAGCCAACATGCTCAAG ATCATCCCTTACTATGGCCTGCTCTTCAGCTGCTTTGAGATGTGTAAGCAATTCTGTCTTTACCAAAACGGTTACACCGTGTCACCATTGAGCTACAAACTCAAACCAGGTGTGGACCAAAGCCTGGGCCCACATGAACTGCAGGAGTTTAAGCGCTATCTGAGAAACAGACAAATACAGGCCCAAAGTTCATCAATGGGAAATCGGTGGCAAACCTGA
- the slc25a43 gene encoding solute carrier family 25 member 43 isoform X1, whose translation MATVIKDDRLTNSQSFLCVGFAGIFSKTFTSPLEVVKILSQVGTFHCKCNFMRSFLLIYEREGLRAFWKGNSVSCLRLFPYSAIHLGTYKTIIHLYMDELGRISQWKAIMTGSLAGISAALLTYPLEVVETRLIAQNCRESTYRGVVHTLSSINRHEGFLALYRGFSLTILGAVPFSIGCYIVFINLDKLWQEHHFRFTSLQNFINGCLAAGVAQTLSFPFETIKRKMQAQSPLLPHYGGVDVHFTGMIDCFKQVIKTKGVLSLWSGITANMLKIIPYYGLLFSCFEMCKQFCLYQNGYTVSPLSYKLKPGVDQSLGPHELQEFKRYLRNRQIQAQSSSMGNRWQT comes from the exons ATGGCAACCGTTATTAAGGATGACAGATTAACAAATTCTCAAAGTTTTCTATGCGTCGGGTTTGCAGGAATCTTTAGCAAAACATTTACATCACCCCTTGAGGTGGTGAAAATTTTGAGCCAAGTGGGGACTTTTCACTGCAAATGTAATTTCATGCGCAGTTTTCTACTGATTTATGAGCGTGAAGGTCTGCGGGCGTTTTGGAAAGGGAATTCGGTTTCCTGTCTGCGGTTGTTCCCATACAGTGCCATACACCTGGGAACCTACAAAAC GATCATCCACCTCTATATGGATGAGCTTGGACGTATTTCCCAGTGGAAGGCCATAATGACTGGTAGTCTAGCAGGTATATCTGCTGCTCTGCTTACATATCCCTTGGAGGTGGTTGAAACCAGACTAATTGCCCAGAACTGCAGAGAATCCACGTATCGGGGTGTGGTGCACACACTATCGAGCATAAACCGACATGAGGGGTTCTTAGCTCTCTATCGTGGCTTTTCTCTCACTATATTAg GTGCAGTTCCCTTCTCGATTGGCTGCTACATAGTTTTTATTAACTTGGATAAGCTGTGGCAGGAGCACCACTTCCGTTTCACCTCTTTGCAGAACTTTATCAATGGCTGTCTTGCTGCAGGAGTGGCTCAgactctctctttcccttttgAGACAATTAAAAGGAAAATGCAG GCTCAGAGTCCTCTTCTGCCACACTATGGAGGAGTTGATGTCCATTTTACTGGGATGATAGACTGCTTCAAGCAAGTCATCAAAACCAAAGGCGTCTTGTCCCTGTGGAGTGGCATTACAGCCAACATGCTCAAG ATCATCCCTTACTATGGCCTGCTCTTCAGCTGCTTTGAGATGTGTAAGCAATTCTGTCTTTACCAAAACGGTTACACCGTGTCACCATTGAGCTACAAACTCAAACCAGGTGTGGACCAAAGCCTGGGCCCACATGAACTGCAGGAGTTTAAGCGCTATCTGAGAAACAGACAAATACAGGCCCAAAGTTCATCAATGGGAAATCGGTGGCAAACCTGA